In Alosa alosa isolate M-15738 ecotype Scorff River chromosome 19, AALO_Geno_1.1, whole genome shotgun sequence, a genomic segment contains:
- the LOC125284111 gene encoding polycomb group RING finger protein 1-like: MAVQEPMALPMRLRNQLQSVYELDPLRNEEEVKVKIKDLNEHIVCYLCAGYFIDATTITECLHTFCKSCIVKYLQTSKYCPMCNIKIHETQPLLNLKLDRVMQDIVYKLVPGLQESEDKRIQAFYQARGLDRFIHSTKGDGITDNGGMTLGSFDQSKAHFYRYDEQVSLCLERRSSLSLVSKDKIKLAQQKFVRCPARTEVQHLRRVLCRRLNLEKQQVQMLFNDKSLPDHMTMRQLWLSHWFGKPQPLVLQYVIREKRGR, from the exons ATGGCGGTCCAGGAGCCGATGGCGTTACCGATGCGCCTGAGGAACCAGCTTCAATCGGTCTATGAACTTGACCCTTTAAGAAATGAG GAGGAGGTCAAAGTGAAGATAAAGGATTTAAATGAACACATCGTATGCTACCTGTGCGCGGGATATTTCATCGATGCTACCACAATCACAGAGTGCCTGCATACCT TCTGTAAGAGCTGCATAGTGAAGTACCTACAGACCAGTAAGTATTGCCCCATGTGCAATATAAAAATCCACGAGACTCAGCCACTTCTCAACCTCAAACTGGACCGTGTGATGCAGGACATCGTTTACAAACTGGTCCCTGGACTACAGGAGA GTGAGGATAAGCGAATACAGGCCTTCTATCAGGCCCGAGGCTTGGATCGCTTCATCCACTCAACTAAAGGAG ATGGCATTACTGATAACGGTGGCATGACACTGGGCAGCTTTGACCAATCAAAAGCCCACTTTTACAGATACGACGAGCAGGTGTCTCTGTGTCTTGAAAGGCGGAG TTCCCTATCATTGGTTTCAAAAGACAAGATTAAGTTGGCACAGCAG aagTTTGTGCGTTGTCCAGCGAGGACAGAAGTTCAGCACCTCAGGAGAGTCCTATGTCGGAGACTCAACCTGGAGAAACAGCAG GTGCAGATGTTATTTAATGACAAGTCTCTTCCTGATCACATGACCATGAGGCAACTCTGGCTCTCTCACTGGTTTGGCAAG CCTCAGCCATTGGTCCTCCAGTACGTcatcagagagaagagaggcagaTGA